Proteins encoded in a region of the Zunongwangia endophytica genome:
- a CDS encoding glycosyl hydrolase 115 family protein, whose amino-acid sequence MIQLSNSVKSSKQLFSLLCILLSGLMYGQKNIVSHTSGESSFGLVTSKKTSKLVLDTSDFEGVSIAAKNLQKDIERVTGELPEFLSEVKGNGNVIIGTIGKNKIIDSLIQHQNIDVSKIQGKWEAYTIKKIGENLLIIGSDKRGTIFGIYELSKQIGVSPWYWWADVPVKKADELYIDKNGLTSTGPKVQYRGIFINDEAPALSSWVTENYGKFNHEFYEPVFELILRLKGNYMWPAMWGKAFYDDDPENGVLAHKYGIVMGTSHHEPLMRAQAEWGRYGSGDWNYETNADTLKTFWRKGIERMGDRESLVTIGMRGDGDEPMTEGTAISLLEHIVKDQREIISDVTQKPAEETPQVWALYKEVQDYYDQGMRVPDDVTLLLADDNWGNIRKLPKLKDSTRSGGYGIYYHFDYVGGPRSYKWINTSQISRVYEQMSLAYAYHARKVWIVNVGDLKPMEYPISFFLDYAWNPEAIKTEELKVYPKQWAAAQFGEKYASEIGELLQKYTTYNSRRKPELLSERTYSLTQFNEAEEILNKFNELEEKADEIAEKLAPKYQSAYFQLVLHPVKASANLNRMYIALAKNKLYAEQERNTTNTFAENVSTYFDKDEELTSEYNKIEDGKWNNMIFQPHIGYSSWSDPKQNIKPETIKIKIPEAASLGIAIPNSKNYYPKNMNLSLPIFDKNNTESYVEIFNRGKEKLEVKLKKLPKWLKASKTKAKIGEQEGIVLALVPEKLPKRGTKDRFIIKSDDEKVEIEVSYKPFTFIPEGFVAKNGIISIPANKFVQNKGWEIIPDLGRRDIALRPESSFTQEASENASLTYQFSIKENTKAKMSFLISPSLDFLDNGGLKFAYSIDGGAIKTLNLVKNTKDHWGISVSNNITKVIQDLSLEKGVHQLKVYAVDPGVVLQQIIIETNTSNPLGTYLAPKE is encoded by the coding sequence ATTGTCTCACATACATCTGGCGAGAGTAGTTTCGGTTTAGTAACCAGCAAAAAGACTTCAAAATTAGTATTAGATACTTCAGATTTTGAAGGAGTAAGCATTGCCGCAAAAAACCTTCAAAAAGATATTGAGCGGGTTACCGGAGAACTACCGGAATTCCTTTCCGAAGTAAAAGGAAACGGAAATGTGATCATCGGTACTATTGGTAAAAATAAAATAATCGATAGTTTAATTCAGCATCAAAACATAGACGTTTCTAAAATCCAAGGAAAATGGGAAGCTTATACCATTAAAAAAATAGGCGAAAATTTATTGATTATTGGTAGTGATAAACGCGGAACTATTTTCGGTATTTACGAACTATCAAAGCAAATTGGTGTTTCTCCTTGGTACTGGTGGGCAGATGTGCCGGTAAAAAAAGCAGATGAATTATATATTGACAAAAATGGGTTGACCAGCACCGGCCCTAAAGTTCAGTATCGCGGTATTTTTATTAACGATGAAGCTCCTGCCCTATCCAGTTGGGTTACCGAAAATTATGGCAAGTTTAATCATGAGTTCTATGAGCCAGTTTTTGAACTTATTCTCCGCTTAAAAGGAAATTACATGTGGCCTGCAATGTGGGGTAAAGCTTTTTATGACGATGATCCTGAAAATGGTGTTTTAGCCCATAAATATGGCATCGTAATGGGAACCTCTCACCACGAACCATTGATGCGCGCCCAAGCAGAATGGGGACGCTATGGCAGCGGAGATTGGAATTACGAAACCAATGCCGATACTTTAAAAACCTTTTGGCGCAAAGGGATTGAAAGAATGGGCGATCGTGAAAGTCTCGTTACTATAGGCATGCGTGGCGATGGCGACGAACCAATGACTGAAGGTACTGCGATTAGCTTACTAGAACATATTGTTAAAGATCAACGAGAGATTATAAGCGATGTTACCCAAAAACCTGCTGAAGAAACACCGCAAGTATGGGCGCTTTACAAAGAAGTTCAGGATTATTACGATCAGGGAATGCGTGTACCAGATGATGTAACCTTGTTACTTGCCGATGATAACTGGGGAAATATTAGAAAGCTACCTAAGCTTAAAGATAGCACCAGAAGCGGTGGTTATGGGATCTATTATCACTTTGATTATGTTGGCGGTCCCAGAAGTTATAAATGGATAAATACCTCTCAAATTTCAAGAGTTTACGAGCAAATGTCGCTTGCTTACGCCTATCATGCACGGAAGGTTTGGATTGTTAATGTTGGTGATTTGAAGCCTATGGAATATCCCATTAGTTTCTTTTTAGATTATGCCTGGAACCCGGAAGCTATTAAAACTGAAGAGCTCAAGGTTTATCCTAAACAATGGGCAGCCGCTCAGTTTGGAGAAAAATATGCATCTGAAATTGGTGAATTGCTACAAAAATATACCACGTATAACAGCCGTAGAAAACCCGAATTACTATCTGAAAGAACATATAGTCTAACGCAGTTTAATGAAGCTGAAGAAATCCTAAATAAATTTAATGAGCTAGAAGAAAAAGCAGATGAAATTGCTGAAAAATTAGCTCCAAAATATCAATCAGCTTATTTTCAACTGGTGTTACATCCGGTAAAAGCTTCAGCAAATCTAAACAGGATGTATATCGCACTGGCTAAAAACAAGCTTTATGCGGAACAAGAGCGAAACACCACCAACACCTTTGCAGAAAATGTTTCAACGTATTTTGATAAAGATGAAGAATTAACTTCGGAATATAATAAAATTGAAGATGGCAAATGGAACAATATGATTTTTCAGCCTCATATTGGTTACTCATCCTGGAGTGATCCCAAGCAAAACATTAAACCGGAAACTATTAAAATAAAGATTCCCGAAGCTGCTAGTTTAGGTATTGCTATACCGAATAGCAAAAATTATTATCCAAAAAACATGAATCTTAGCTTACCAATATTCGATAAAAACAATACTGAATCTTATGTTGAAATTTTTAACCGCGGAAAGGAAAAATTAGAAGTCAAACTAAAGAAATTGCCTAAATGGCTAAAGGCTTCTAAAACTAAAGCTAAAATTGGTGAACAGGAGGGTATCGTTTTAGCATTAGTTCCTGAAAAATTACCGAAAAGAGGTACAAAAGATAGGTTTATTATAAAATCTGATGACGAAAAAGTAGAAATAGAAGTTTCCTATAAGCCCTTTACATTTATTCCTGAAGGTTTTGTGGCTAAAAACGGAATTATAAGCATTCCTGCAAATAAATTTGTACAAAACAAGGGCTGGGAAATAATTCCTGATTTAGGGCGAAGAGACATTGCATTAAGGCCAGAGAGCAGTTTTACTCAAGAAGCTTCTGAAAATGCAAGCCTAACTTATCAATTTTCGATTAAAGAAAACACTAAAGCAAAAATGAGTTTTTTAATCTCACCAAGCTTAGATTTCCTTGATAATGGCGGACTCAAATTTGCATACTCCATAGATGGTGGTGCGATAAAAACTCTGAATTTAGTTAAGAATACTAAAGATCATTGGGGAATTTCAGTAAGTAATAATATCACTAAAGTTATTCAGGACCTGAGCTTAGAAAAAGGAGTGCATCAACTAAAGGTTTATGCAGTAGATCCAGGAGTTGTTTTACAGCAAATTATTATTGAAACCAATACATCGAATCCGCTAGGAACATATTTAGCGCCGAAAGAATAA
- a CDS encoding RagB/SusD family nutrient uptake outer membrane protein, giving the protein MRKFRIIPIAIFSMVTVFGLKSCTEDILKEETRGVFTPDFFTTETGVQGGLTYLYQNMRNVFGFAYYLNLTETGTDEYVPAQSANNNFYDLDLAGQGNLSSESGFSVGVVWNNAFPAINTASGIIENAEAVGLDNSLIAEARFFRAFNYFLLVQNYGGVPLDLGSGELAFNNTAIRVSTRNTVPEVYTKAILADLQTAVDNLPENPRLTGAVTKNVARLFLSKAYLTYAWWLENPNNIPTYPETARTDPDGQDASYYFQKAYDLAVEGIENPGPYKLLDCFYQVHVGTNDRNEEMMLYADRTEDSQLYNGADLGYSGTDGSANTAVWMVTPNYTSISVDGVSAVQREAAQSYGRPWTRMAPPIGVLTETFEEKELDSRYDATFVTSYRGNWDKGGATEPTLTAANGIEIAPGDAVVSFLDEHNSSVVYVNGAEIGGGELSGRSDYVINPDEINRRFYPGLWKLGTYRTDNGGGLGSPNGAITRPFPIAKYSEFYFLAAEAAVKGANGSYSAYDLINVIRERAGKWCYDNGEQEERIEDNSEAMLAATPNVIDIDFILAERSREYFGEGYRWYDLVRTQKWNEIAGSYEIGGDAATDHTPTVTTRNIEPYHYLRPIPRGQLDNLDFTQAEKDAYQNPGYQ; this is encoded by the coding sequence ATGAGAAAATTTAGAATTATACCTATAGCCATATTTTCAATGGTGACGGTATTCGGTTTAAAATCTTGTACAGAAGATATACTGAAAGAAGAGACAAGAGGAGTTTTTACTCCAGATTTTTTTACTACAGAAACAGGTGTTCAGGGAGGGCTAACATACCTGTACCAGAATATGCGAAACGTTTTTGGATTTGCATATTATTTAAATCTTACAGAAACGGGTACAGATGAATATGTTCCCGCTCAAAGTGCTAATAATAACTTTTACGATTTAGATCTTGCAGGGCAGGGTAATCTAAGTTCAGAAAGTGGATTTTCCGTTGGTGTAGTATGGAACAATGCTTTTCCTGCAATAAATACAGCTAGTGGAATCATAGAAAATGCTGAAGCTGTTGGCCTTGATAATTCACTGATTGCAGAAGCAAGATTTTTTAGAGCATTTAATTATTTTTTATTGGTTCAAAATTATGGTGGTGTCCCATTAGATTTAGGTTCTGGTGAATTAGCATTTAATAACACTGCCATCAGGGTTTCTACGCGTAATACAGTACCAGAAGTTTATACCAAAGCTATTTTGGCAGATTTGCAAACAGCCGTAGACAATTTACCTGAGAATCCTCGTTTAACTGGAGCAGTAACCAAGAATGTTGCGCGTCTGTTTTTGTCAAAAGCATACTTAACTTATGCGTGGTGGTTGGAAAATCCTAATAATATTCCTACTTATCCTGAAACAGCGAGAACAGATCCTGATGGACAGGATGCCTCTTACTATTTTCAAAAAGCCTACGATTTAGCTGTAGAAGGAATTGAGAATCCAGGTCCTTACAAATTATTAGATTGTTTTTATCAGGTACACGTTGGGACAAATGACCGTAATGAAGAAATGATGCTATACGCAGATCGTACTGAAGATAGCCAATTGTACAATGGTGCAGATTTAGGATATAGTGGTACAGATGGAAGTGCGAATACTGCGGTTTGGATGGTAACTCCTAATTACACAAGTATAAGTGTAGATGGCGTTTCTGCAGTACAAAGAGAGGCTGCTCAAAGTTATGGAAGACCTTGGACACGAATGGCTCCACCTATTGGAGTATTAACAGAAACTTTCGAAGAAAAAGAATTGGATTCTCGTTACGATGCTACATTTGTAACTAGTTATAGAGGCAACTGGGATAAAGGTGGCGCAACTGAGCCAACTTTAACGGCAGCTAATGGTATTGAAATAGCCCCTGGAGATGCGGTGGTATCATTTTTAGATGAGCACAATTCTAGCGTTGTCTATGTGAATGGCGCTGAAATTGGAGGTGGAGAACTTTCCGGTAGATCAGATTATGTTATAAATCCTGATGAAATTAATAGAAGATTTTACCCTGGATTATGGAAATTAGGGACGTACCGTACTGATAACGGTGGCGGTTTAGGTTCCCCTAATGGTGCAATCACGCGTCCTTTTCCAATTGCTAAATATTCTGAATTTTATTTCTTGGCTGCAGAGGCGGCTGTAAAAGGTGCAAATGGAAGTTATAGTGCTTACGATCTAATTAATGTAATCCGTGAACGTGCTGGAAAATGGTGTTATGATAATGGCGAACAGGAAGAGCGCATAGAGGATAATAGCGAAGCTATGTTAGCGGCAACTCCTAATGTTATAGATATCGATTTTATCTTGGCAGAACGTTCCCGAGAATACTTTGGTGAAGGCTATCGTTGGTATGACCTTGTGCGTACACAAAAATGGAACGAAATTGCCGGATCTTACGAAATTGGAGGAGATGCTGCAACAGATCATACTCCAACTGTAACAACTAGAAATATTGAACCCTATCATTATTTGCGACCAATACCTCGTGGTCAATTGGATAATCTTGATTTTACACAAGCTGAAAAAGATGCTTATCAGAACCCTGGTTATCAATAG
- a CDS encoding SusC/RagA family TonB-linked outer membrane protein gives MEEKITNYVRSLGRNPRFSLLLFLMIFSGAYAQNITVSGEISDANGVPLPGVNVFILGTSQGTTTDFDGNYTLNDVPPEATLSYSFMGYQSQDITVNGRTRINVTMQDDTEALSEVVVVGYGTQSRESVTGSVVSLKSEELTEVKTANFQEALIGRAAGVNISTNSTRPGASPQVRIRGTRSLSGNNDPLIVLNGIPFSGGLSDISSNDIESLDILKDASATAIYGSRGANGVILITTKSGRQGQKATFSYNTYYAVKDVFAKYPMMNAAQLTQLRADVAAHPNRDGNPIYGLGGDEDLANDTDWQDLIYGTGLQTTHDISVKGGSKKGSYSVGMGYFKETSVVPEDSFERYSLRAQVDQEVGSLFKFGLNSVMNFNKSSSIVGVFGALAASPLLSPYDENGNFMESIRLQTEADNLWIPTENEVNRIGDRRKNQQLDYGSYNNLYAEVKIPWIEGLKYRLNLGLNFRTDRDGNFTGQGVFNYNEQNPSSASYNSSITRDYVIENQIRYDRTFAEKHKVNFVGLFSSQNTEYDNIGLTARNIPDESSLWYNLDSAVSEDITNYGTGYSATGLLSYMGRVMYQYDNRYLMTATLRADGSSRLAPGNKWVTYPAVSVGWNLANESFMYDVTWLNQLKLRAGYGETSNQAIAPYSVQGRLGTVNYNFGNSFATGYYFDQVPNANLGWEFSQTYNYGLDFGLFNNRLSGTVEYYVTKTNDILYAQGLPSSTGVGSITGNIGETENRGFEISLNGTIIDNPDGFTWDAGINLYSNQNEITSLASGQQRDEGNLWFVGSPVNVIYDYEYAGLWNESDPDFQYLQQYEPGDSAPGMIKVRYTGEYNDDGSPVRPIGADDRVIIDPTPDFQGGFNTRLAFNNIDLSVVGTFQHGGTLVSTLYSSNSYLNLLTGRQNNVDVDYWTPTNTDARYPAPGGLQSGDNQKYASTLGYFDGSYMKVRSITLGYNFEQDFITNIGLQRLRVYASAQNPFVFFSPFHDESGLDPEITNSGVDGNGNRQNAAVNTSNISRGIPTIGTNTPSTRNYLIGLNISF, from the coding sequence ATGGAGGAAAAGATTACTAACTATGTAAGAAGTTTGGGTAGGAATCCCAGATTTTCACTTCTACTTTTCTTGATGATATTTTCTGGTGCCTATGCCCAAAATATTACAGTAAGTGGAGAAATTTCAGATGCAAATGGTGTGCCTTTACCAGGAGTGAATGTTTTTATTTTGGGGACCAGTCAGGGAACCACAACAGATTTTGATGGAAATTATACACTGAATGATGTTCCTCCAGAAGCAACTCTTAGTTACAGTTTTATGGGATATCAATCTCAGGATATTACAGTTAACGGGAGAACTCGAATTAATGTAACCATGCAGGACGATACCGAGGCTTTAAGCGAAGTGGTTGTAGTTGGATATGGAACGCAAAGTAGAGAGTCTGTTACTGGATCGGTGGTTTCATTGAAAAGCGAAGAATTGACTGAGGTAAAGACTGCAAACTTTCAAGAGGCACTTATAGGGCGTGCTGCTGGTGTTAATATATCTACCAACAGTACAAGGCCTGGAGCTTCACCACAGGTGCGTATTCGTGGTACACGTTCACTTTCAGGTAATAATGATCCTTTAATTGTGCTTAATGGTATTCCTTTTTCTGGAGGTTTAAGTGATATTAGCTCAAACGATATCGAAAGTCTTGATATACTTAAAGATGCTTCTGCAACAGCAATATACGGATCAAGAGGAGCAAATGGGGTTATTCTTATAACCACAAAATCAGGAAGACAGGGGCAAAAGGCAACTTTTTCATACAATACCTATTATGCGGTAAAAGATGTGTTTGCTAAGTATCCAATGATGAATGCAGCACAACTTACACAATTGCGCGCAGATGTTGCAGCGCATCCCAATAGAGATGGCAACCCTATTTATGGGTTGGGAGGGGATGAAGATTTAGCTAATGATACCGATTGGCAGGATCTTATATACGGAACAGGCCTTCAGACAACTCACGATATTAGTGTTAAGGGGGGATCTAAAAAAGGCTCCTATAGTGTCGGGATGGGTTATTTTAAAGAAACATCGGTTGTACCAGAAGATTCTTTCGAAAGATATTCATTAAGAGCGCAGGTTGATCAGGAAGTAGGTTCTTTATTTAAATTTGGTTTGAATTCAGTTATGAATTTCAATAAGAGTAGTAGTATAGTAGGGGTATTTGGTGCATTGGCTGCTTCACCTTTATTAAGTCCTTACGATGAAAATGGAAATTTCATGGAATCTATAAGACTTCAAACAGAAGCTGATAATCTTTGGATTCCTACGGAGAATGAAGTGAACCGAATAGGAGATAGAAGAAAAAACCAACAGTTAGATTATGGATCTTATAATAACCTCTATGCTGAAGTTAAAATACCTTGGATTGAAGGATTAAAGTATCGACTTAATCTTGGTCTAAATTTCAGAACTGACAGAGATGGTAACTTTACAGGACAGGGTGTTTTTAACTATAATGAACAAAACCCTTCATCTGCAAGTTATAATAGTTCGATTACAAGAGACTATGTTATTGAAAATCAAATAAGATATGATCGCACATTTGCCGAAAAGCACAAAGTAAATTTTGTAGGATTATTTTCTTCTCAAAATACAGAGTATGATAACATTGGGTTAACTGCAAGAAATATCCCTGATGAGTCTTCTTTATGGTATAATTTAGATTCAGCAGTTTCTGAAGATATAACAAATTATGGAACCGGATATTCTGCTACCGGATTATTATCTTATATGGGTAGAGTAATGTATCAATACGATAATCGCTATTTGATGACGGCGACTTTACGTGCAGATGGTTCCTCTAGGTTGGCACCAGGTAATAAATGGGTAACTTATCCGGCAGTGTCAGTTGGGTGGAATTTAGCTAATGAGAGCTTTATGTACGATGTAACTTGGTTAAATCAATTAAAATTACGTGCAGGTTATGGTGAGACATCAAACCAAGCAATAGCTCCTTATTCCGTTCAGGGTAGACTAGGTACTGTTAATTATAACTTTGGTAATTCATTTGCTACTGGTTACTATTTTGATCAAGTACCTAATGCCAATCTAGGATGGGAATTTTCTCAGACCTATAACTATGGTCTGGATTTCGGCCTGTTTAATAATCGCTTATCTGGTACTGTTGAATATTATGTAACTAAAACCAATGATATTTTATACGCACAAGGACTTCCTTCGTCAACAGGTGTAGGTAGTATAACTGGTAATATAGGTGAAACAGAGAACAGAGGATTTGAAATTTCATTAAACGGAACTATAATAGATAACCCGGATGGTTTTACATGGGACGCCGGAATTAACCTTTACAGCAATCAAAACGAAATTACTTCATTGGCCTCCGGACAACAGCGTGATGAAGGAAACCTTTGGTTTGTTGGCTCTCCTGTTAATGTAATTTATGATTATGAATATGCAGGACTTTGGAATGAGTCTGATCCAGATTTTCAGTACTTACAGCAATATGAGCCAGGGGATAGTGCTCCTGGAATGATTAAGGTAAGATATACCGGGGAATATAATGACGATGGATCTCCAGTAAGACCTATAGGAGCTGACGATAGGGTAATTATTGATCCTACGCCAGATTTTCAAGGTGGTTTTAACACACGCCTAGCTTTTAACAATATCGATCTAAGTGTGGTGGGGACTTTCCAGCACGGAGGTACTTTGGTTAGTACACTATATTCATCTAATAGTTATCTTAACTTACTTACTGGAAGGCAAAATAATGTTGATGTGGATTACTGGACACCAACAAATACTGACGCAAGATATCCTGCTCCGGGAGGTCTTCAAAGCGGTGATAATCAAAAATATGCTAGTACTTTAGGTTATTTTGATGGTTCTTATATGAAAGTTCGATCAATTACTTTGGGATATAATTTCGAACAAGATTTTATTACCAATATTGGACTACAAAGATTACGCGTCTATGCCTCTGCACAAAATCCATTTGTATTCTTTTCCCCTTTTCATGATGAGTCTGGTTTAGATCCAGAAATTACAAATTCGGGTGTAGATGGTAATGGTAATCGTCAAAATGCAGCTGTGAATACAAGTAATATTTCTAGGGGTATTCCTACAATCGGAACTAACACTCCTTCTACAAGGAATTATTTGATAGGTTTAAACATTTCATTTTAA
- a CDS encoding tyrosine-type recombinase/integrase — protein sequence MYNIKIVLRKNKIRKDGRIPLALRITENYKTNYKWIGQYVFEKDWDEKAGKAKRSHPNSQKLNNFLMKKLSEVNDIFFESKDQVSAKQVKQKLKGTYGLKSFFELAAERIMEKYERGTFSVAKAELSILYNLEEFLNLKRNKNKSAVIKSINERRLHRISEARLNKYNWLDGVAYFRNSKALAFRDIDEVFINKYKTFCHSYLGQKTRTITNQLILIRTLFNLAIKEGIIERKFYPFAGDKEKIRIGSGNKIGLSTEEIEKIERLKLEENSSIWHTHNVWLFSFYFAGIRISDVVKIKWSDFKDNRLYYIMNKNEKALSLKIPAKAKKILEHYKKEKKLNKGYIFPFLRDTDNNDDEQIYIRTKSVTKVFNRCLKQIAKECGIEKNLSNHIARHSFGNIAGDRIHPLMLQKLYRHSDLKTTLNYQANFIHRDADDALDEVINF from the coding sequence ATGTATAATATAAAAATTGTTTTACGGAAAAATAAGATAAGAAAAGATGGCAGAATTCCTCTTGCATTGAGAATTACTGAAAATTACAAAACTAATTATAAGTGGATTGGCCAATATGTTTTCGAAAAAGATTGGGATGAAAAAGCAGGAAAAGCGAAAAGAAGCCATCCAAATTCACAAAAGCTAAACAATTTCTTAATGAAGAAATTGAGCGAAGTGAATGACATATTTTTTGAATCTAAAGATCAGGTTAGCGCGAAACAGGTAAAGCAAAAACTAAAGGGAACCTACGGACTGAAATCTTTTTTTGAACTTGCTGCAGAGCGTATAATGGAAAAATATGAAAGAGGAACATTTTCCGTCGCTAAGGCTGAATTATCTATTCTTTATAACCTCGAGGAATTTTTAAATTTAAAAAGAAATAAAAATAAATCAGCCGTTATTAAGTCAATAAATGAGCGCCGCTTGCACCGAATTAGTGAGGCTAGACTTAACAAATATAACTGGTTAGATGGTGTAGCTTATTTTAGAAATAGTAAGGCTCTAGCGTTTCGGGATATTGATGAAGTTTTCATTAATAAATATAAAACATTTTGTCATTCTTATTTAGGACAAAAAACCAGAACTATTACCAATCAACTTATTTTAATTAGAACTCTTTTCAATTTAGCTATTAAGGAAGGAATTATTGAGCGAAAGTTTTATCCCTTTGCTGGTGATAAGGAGAAAATTAGAATTGGTTCTGGTAATAAGATAGGACTAAGCACAGAAGAGATTGAAAAAATAGAAAGATTGAAATTGGAGGAAAATAGTTCTATTTGGCACACTCATAATGTATGGCTGTTTTCTTTCTATTTTGCTGGGATTCGTATTTCTGATGTTGTAAAAATAAAATGGTCGGATTTTAAGGATAATCGACTTTATTATATAATGAATAAAAATGAAAAAGCACTCAGCCTTAAAATTCCCGCGAAGGCAAAAAAAATTTTAGAACATTATAAAAAAGAGAAAAAACTTAATAAAGGATATATCTTTCCGTTCCTTAGAGATACTGATAATAATGATGATGAACAAATCTATATAAGAACAAAAAGTGTTACCAAGGTCTTTAATAGATGCTTAAAACAAATTGCCAAGGAATGTGGAATTGAAAAAAACTTATCTAACCACATCGCTAGACATAGCTTCGGTAATATAGCGGGTGATCGTATTCATCCATTAATGTTACAAAAGCTCTATCGTCATAGTGATTTAAAAACTACTTTGAATTATCAAGCCAATTTTATTCACCGAGATGCGGATGATGCACTCGATGAAGTTATCAATTTTTAA
- a CDS encoding sigma-70 family RNA polymerase sigma factor — protein sequence MRQLKIIKQITDRSDASIDKYLQDINKLDLISAEEEVELSLKIKSGDQIALDKLVTSNLRFVVSVAKQYQNQGLNLSDLINEGNLGLIKAAKRFDETRGFKFISYAVWWIRQGIVQAIAENSRVVRLPLNKIGSINKINRAQAELEQGLQRPATSAEIAKHLDTSIKDVETGIKSKGRYLSMDSPLKDGENFNMYSTMASNDEPNPDHELIKSSLEKDIDTILSILTPREKNVLVLTYGLGGIPSKSLKELSDYLKITPERVRQIREYALRRLRDSCNLSVLKTYMG from the coding sequence ATGAGGCAGCTAAAGATTATAAAACAGATTACCGATAGGAGTGATGCAAGTATTGATAAATATCTACAGGATATTAATAAGCTGGATCTCATTTCAGCAGAAGAAGAGGTTGAGCTTAGCCTAAAAATTAAGTCCGGAGATCAAATTGCTCTGGATAAGCTAGTAACTTCCAATTTACGTTTTGTTGTCTCTGTAGCAAAACAATATCAAAATCAGGGATTAAACCTTTCAGATCTTATTAATGAAGGCAACTTAGGATTGATTAAAGCAGCAAAACGCTTTGATGAAACTAGAGGTTTTAAATTCATTTCTTATGCAGTTTGGTGGATACGACAAGGAATTGTACAAGCGATTGCTGAAAATTCTAGAGTTGTTCGACTTCCGTTAAATAAAATTGGTTCTATAAATAAAATTAATAGAGCCCAAGCTGAATTAGAACAGGGTTTACAAAGACCCGCTACTTCCGCAGAAATTGCGAAGCATCTAGATACTTCTATTAAAGATGTAGAAACTGGTATTAAAAGTAAAGGTAGATATCTTTCTATGGATTCTCCTCTAAAAGATGGTGAAAACTTTAATATGTATAGCACCATGGCTTCTAATGATGAGCCAAATCCAGACCATGAACTTATAAAATCTTCACTCGAAAAGGATATAGATACAATTTTGAGTATTCTTACTCCCAGAGAAAAAAATGTGCTCGTTCTTACTTATGGTTTAGGAGGTATTCCATCAAAAAGTTTAAAAGAGCTGAGTGATTATCTTAAAATTACCCCAGAACGTGTGAGACAAATAAGAGAGTATGCTTTAAGGCGTTTAAGAGATTCTTGTAATTTGAGCGTTTTAAAAACGTATATGGGATAA
- a CDS encoding cold-shock protein: MGDSFSKKQNAKKKLLKKKLKAQRREERKTDNDKGKSFEDMIAYVDENGNLSDTPPDERKKTKINAEDINLDHDREERVETRKTGVVISYFDDKGFGFIKEDESGDNVFVHNKDVLKPLSERVKVSFKKEMSPKGFKATSVDVLD, translated from the coding sequence ATGGGAGACTCCTTTTCGAAAAAACAAAATGCCAAGAAAAAGTTATTAAAGAAAAAGCTGAAAGCACAGCGAAGAGAAGAACGCAAAACGGACAATGATAAGGGTAAAAGCTTTGAAGATATGATTGCGTATGTAGATGAAAATGGAAATTTAAGTGATACTCCGCCGGATGAGCGTAAAAAAACCAAAATCAATGCGGAAGATATCAATCTTGATCACGACCGAGAAGAACGTGTAGAAACACGTAAAACTGGAGTTGTAATCTCTTACTTTGATGATAAAGGCTTTGGTTTTATAAAGGAGGATGAATCTGGTGACAACGTTTTTGTGCATAATAAAGACGTTCTAAAACCATTATCTGAACGTGTAAAAGTAAGCTTCAAAAAAGAAATGTCTCCTAAAGGTTTTAAAGCAACCTCTGTAGACGTATTAGATTAA